A single window of Macaca mulatta isolate MMU2019108-1 chromosome 17, T2T-MMU8v2.0, whole genome shotgun sequence DNA harbors:
- the AKAP11 gene encoding A-kinase anchor protein 11 isoform X2 has product MATFRNNHMKTKASIRKSFSEDVFQSVKSLLQSEKELCSVTAEDCLQQDEHASLTEVTFLGFNEETDATHVQDLAAVSLELPDLLNSLHFCSLNENEIICMKNINKPSDISSDPLNQSHPSGMLCVMRVSPTSPKLRIDFIFSLLSKYATGIRYTLDTFLHQKHQLETTDEDDDDTNQSVSSIEDDFVTAFEHLEEEETSKPYNDGMNITALRNQCDAASQTVTGHHLETHDLKILISSGQQKSLAKPSTSSVNVLGPKELPSVKTSVTTSISEPWTQRSFYRSSNASDKDSDLQKTFCSSSPAYSSESECSSPSPVIFLDEEGYQKSLKAKLELPKIPVMKDDIEDSDSEVSEFFDSFDQFDELEQTLETYLFNKDPVIGKSSQKKGHKHGKSCMNPQKFKFDHPALPANVRKPTPRKPESPYGNLCDAPDSPRPVKASGEDSGLFSPIRSSAFSPLGGCTPAECFCQTDIGGDRIHENLDSTYYTYEDYANNVSCEVLGSVLRTQHTNALSNIISIKHGENKTVTFKHGNLDQKNKSKNKSLMIKDSIQKFAADLVEKSFGSAFKDLQKGVSSCTNALCHLAIKLTSSVFQMAFNELRRQRAFSLKERAISGLANFLVSEALSNALKDLQYVKKQIFTNTVARFAADLAEELVFEGIMEVCQFSYPQTPASPRCGSFHFEDEVVKSYAKDLSESVIQEAFIELSQVDVTFTTKAAVSVSTDNIKYVSAESVVPSTQAVTFSPSFHNQAIMVTKPVQEYKKEYTVQQALFCTSGIVTSIPVPLAGSVLLPYHISSTACQAKAHLSSDDSNSSGDSTQVHIATKNREEKAACLRNICLPSEHNPGNENDFKPTNDLEMQSSSKLPSDPAIISNFSAAMVHTIVNETLESMTSLEVTKMVDECTDYLTKSIKGKTPPFSHCGQAVLQCSEASSNKDMFADQLSKSIIKHSIDKSKSMIPNIDKNAVYKESLPVSGEESQLTPEKSPKFPGSHCSLSAGKDCVPECKVSMVHGSSLETLPSCPAVTGQKSDLKEPAKDQPLKKHNLNNTSLESLSFGQENPFPHSHTFSSTALTCVDGLHVEDKQKVRDGNVIPDTPPSTPLVPSQASSEWDIKKLTKKLKGELAKEFAPATPPSTPHNSSVGSLSENEQNTIEKEEFMLKLMRSLSEEVESSENGELPEVDVKSEHSGKKVQFAEALATHILSLATEMAASHLDNKIIQEPKVKSPCLNVQSQRSVSPTFLNPSDENLKTLCSFAGDLAAEVITEAEKIAKVRSCMLFKQKKNRCYADGDQDYKVEEKLDIEAVAHPREVDPFILSLPPSSCMSGLTYKYPSCESVTDEYAGHIIQILKQEGGNIELIMDQYANRLAYRSVKSGLQEAAKTTKVQCNSRMFPVPSSQVKTNELLMFSNKEHHQEADKKRQSKRNEDYFCKNQTCERTLDPCRNECSELYSFSASFVHSITKDAKEELTASLVGLPKSSTDSCLFETSGCEGDKECHVKPELPKSLQPSSQSHRFYHSTGSLNGYGCGDNIVQAVEEYAKKVVDDTLELTLGSTVLRVSETTKSADRVTYAEKLSPLTGQACRYCDLKELHNCTGNSSQNFFRQGSLASSKPASNPKFSSHYQKSRIFHLNVPQIHVNLDKKAVLAEKIVAEAIEKAEQEVSSVSLAADSGIGQEGASFAESLATEIMTAAVTNVGHVVNSSKEIEDFQSAESVGSQQMNLSIGDDSTGSWSNLSFEDEHQDESSSFHHLSESDGPDDKDEEHEDEVEGLGQDGKTLLITNIDMEPCTVDPQLRIILQWLIASEAEVTELYFHDSANKEFMLLSKQLQEKGWKVGDLLQAVLQYYEVMEKASSEERCKSLFDWLLENA; this is encoded by the exons ATGGCGACTTTCAGAAACAATCACATGAAGACTAAAGCATCTATCAGAAAA AGCTTCAGTGAAGATGTGTTCCAGTCTGTAAAGTCTTTATTGCAGAGTGAGAAGGAACTATGCAGTGTAACAGCAGAGGACTGTTTACAGCAGGATGAACATGCCAGTTTAACTGAG GTCACATTTCTGGGTTTTAATGAAGAGACAGATGCCACTCATGTACAG gaTTTAGCTGCAGTTTCTTTGGAACTTCCAGATCTTCTGAATTCACTCCACTTCTGCAgtctaaatgaaaatgaaattatttgtatGAAGAATATAAATAAACCATCAGATATAAGCAGTGATCCTCTAAATCAG AGTCATCCTTCTGGAATGCTTTGTGTCATGAGAGTGTCACCTACATCACCAAAACTTAGGATTGATTTTATCTTTAGTCTCCTAAGTAAATATGCTACTGGTATAAGGTACACCTTGGACACATTCTTGCATCAGAAGCACCAACTTGAGACCactgatgaagatgatgatgatactAACCAGTCTGTGTCATCCATAGAGGATGACTTTGTCACTGCTTTTGAGCActtagaagaggaagagacttCAAAGCCGTATAATGATG GAATGAACATTACTGCGCTAAGGAACCAGTGTGATGCTGCTTCCCAAACAGTTACTGGTCATCATTTAGAAACCCATGATTTAAAGATTCTCATTAGCTCTGGACAGCAGAAGTCATTGGCTAAACCCTCAACTTCCTCAGTGAATGTCCTGGGACCTAAAGAACTACCTTCTGTGAAAACTTCAGTCACAACATCCATTTCAGAGCCTTGGACCCAAAGGAGTTTCTATAGGTCATCTAATGCTTCAGATAAAGATAGTgatttacagaaaacattttgttCGTCTTCTCCTGCCTACTCATCTGAATCAGAATGTTCAAGTCCAAGTCCTGTTATTTTCTTGGATGAAGAGGGATATCAAAAAAGCTTAAAAGCAAAACTTGAGCTGCCTAAAATTCCTGTGATGAAAGATGATATAGAGGATTCAGACTCAGAAGTAAGTGAATTTTTTGATAGTTTTGATCAGTTTGATGAACTAGAACAAACTTTAGAGACTTACCTGTTTAATAAAGATCCTGTCATAGGGAAGTCATCACAGAAGAAAGGGCACAAACATGGAAAATCATGTATGAATCCTCAAAAATTCAAGTTTGATCATCCAGCTCTCCCAGCTAATGTTAGAAAGCCAACTCCTCGTAAACCGGAATCTCCATATGGTAACCTGTGTGATGCTCCGGATTCTCCTCGCCCAGTGAAGGCCTCGGGGGAAGATAGTGGTTTATTTAGTCCTATTCGATCCTCTGCTTTTAGTCCTCTTGGAGGCTGTACTCCAGCTGAATGTTTTTGCCAAACAGATATTGGTGGAGATAGGATTCACGAAAATCTTGATTCTACTTATTACACCTATGAAGATTATGCAAATAACGTATCATGTGAAGTACTAGGCTCAGTTCTTCGTACTCAGCACACTAATGCCCTATCAAATATTATCAGTATTaaacatggagaaaataaaactgtaactTTTAAGCATGGAAACCTTgatcaaaaaaataaatctaaaaataaatccTTAATGATTAAAGATAGCATTCAAAAATTTGCAGCAGATCTTGTGGAAAAAAGTTTTGGCAGTGCGTTTAAAGACTTACAGAAAGGAGTCTCTTCATGTACCAATGCGTTGTGCCACTTAGCCATCAAATTGACATCATCTGTTTTTCAGATGGCATTTAATGAGCTGAGAAGGCAGCGTGCATTTTCACTAAAAGAACGTGCCATTAGtggcctggctaactttttggtGAGTGAAGCTTTATCAAATGCCTTAAAAGATTTACAGTATGTAAAGAAGCAGATATTCACAAACACAGTTGCTAGATTTGCTGCAGATCTTGCTGAAGAGCTTGTTTTTGAAGGCATCATGGAAGTGTGTCAGTTTTCGTATCCTCAAACGCCTGCATCTCCACGGTGTGGGTCATTTCACTTTGAGGATGAAGTAGTGAAGTCATATGCAAAAGATTTGTCTGAATCTGTAATACAGGAAGCGTTCATTGAGCTATCACAAGTTGATGTGACCTTTACAACAAAGGCAGCAGTTAGTGTCTCTACGGATAATATCAAGTATGTGAGTGCAGAAAGTGTAGTGCCATCAACACAGGCTGTCACGTTTTCCCCTTCTTTTCACAATCAAGCAATTATGGTGACAAAACCAGTGCAGGAATATAAAAAGGAATACACAGTGCAGCAGGCCTTGTTTTGTACTTCTGGAATTGTTACTTCTATACCAGTGCCCTTGGCAGGAAGTGTCCTTCTCCCATATCATATTTCATCTACTGCATGTCAGGCAAAGGCTCATCTGTCATCTGATGATAGTAATTCAAGTGGTGATTCTACCCAAGTGCATATTGCcacaaaaaacagagaagaaaaagcagCTTGTCTCAGAAATATTTGTTTACCTTCAGAACACAATCCAGGTAACGAGAATGATTTTAAACCAACTAATGATCTTGAAATGCAGAGTTCCTCAAAATTACCAAGTGATCCTGCAATTATTAGCAACTTTTCTGCAGCAATGGTGCATACGATAGTAAATGAAACTTTAGAGTCAATGACATCATTGGAAGTTACAAAAATGGTTGATgaatgtacagattatttaactAAATCAATAAAGGGGAAAACCCCTCCCTTTTCCCACTGTGGTCAGGCAGTGCTGCAATGCAGTGAAGCTAGTAGCAATAAGGACATGTTTGCTGACCAGTTATCTAAATCTATTATTAAACATTCCATAGATAAGAGCAAATCAATGATCCCAAATATAGATAAAAATGCAGTATACAAGGAAAGCTTGCCTGTTTCTGGAGAAGAATCACAGTTGACACCAGAAAAGTCTCCCAAATTTCCTGGCTCTCACTGCTCACTTTCAGCTGGAAAGGATTGTGTTCCAGAATGTAAAGTTTCTATGGTTCATGGATCCTCCCTAGAGACACTACCATCTTGTCCAGCTGTGACAGGTCAGAAATCTGACTTGAAGGAACCTGCTAAGGATCAACCACTGAAAAAGCATAACTTGAATAATACATCACTTGAGTCTTTGTCTTTTGGACAGGAAAACCCCTTTCCTCATTCACATACTTTCTCATCTACAGCACTTACCTGTGTAGATGGTTTGCACGTGGAAGATAAACAGAAAGTCAGAGACGGAAATGTAATACCTGATACTCCTCCATCAACTCCTCTAGTACCATCCCAGGCTAGTTCTGAATGGGATATcaagaaattaacaaaaaagcTCAAAGGAGAATTAGCCAAAGAGTTTGCACCTGCTACACCACCTTCTACTCCACACAACTCATCTGTTGGTAGTTTGTCTGAGAATGaacaaaatactatagaaaaAGAAGAGTTCATGTTGAAACTCATGCGATCTCTTTCTGAAGAAGTTGAGAGTAGTGAAAATGGAGAGCTCCCTGAAGTGGATGTGAAGTCAGAGCACTCAGGGAAGAAGGTTCAGTTTGCAGAAGCATTAGCTACACACATCCTTTCTCTTGCAACTGAAATGGCAGCTTCCcatttagataataaaataattcaagaacCCAAGGTTAAAAGCCCTTGCTTAAATGTGCAAAGTCAAAGAAGTGTGTCACCTACTTTCTTAAACCCCTCagatgaaaatttgaaaacattgtgcAGTTTTGCAGGTGATCTGGCAGCAGAAGTCATTACAGAAGCTGAGAAAATAGCAAAAGTTCGAAGTTGTATGCTTTTCAAGCAAAAGAAGAACAGATGTTATGCTGATGGTGACCAAGATTATAAAGTAGAAGAGAAGTTGGATATAGAGGCTGTAGCGCACCCAAGAGAAGTGGATCCGTTTATTCTTTCATTACCACCAAGTTCTTGTATGTCAGGTCTGACGTATAAGTATCCCAGCTGTGAAAGTGTGACAGACGAATATGCAGGTCACATTATTCAGATACTAAAACAAGAAGGTGGTAATATTGAGTTGATAATGGATCAGTATGCCAATAGACTTGCCTACCGATCTGTTAAATCAGGATTACAGGAAGCAGCTAAGACAACCAAAGTGCAGTGCAATTCAAGAATGTTCCCTGTGCCAAGTTCACAAGTGAAAACAAACGAACtgttaatgttttcaaataaagaGCACCACCAAGAAGcagacaaaaaaagacaaagtaaaagaaatgaagattacTTTTGTAAAAATCAAACTTGCGAAAGGACCCTGGATCCATGTAGAAATGAGTGCTCTGAACTGTATAGTTTTTCAGCCTCTTTCGTTCACAGCATAACAAAAGATGCTAAAGAAGAGCTGACAGCCTCTCTAGTTGGCCTACCAAAATCCTCAACAGATTCTTGCTTGTTCGAAACATCCGGATGTGAAGGAGATAAAGAGTGTCATGTTAAACCAGAATTGCCTAAGTCTCTTCAGCCTTCCTCGCAAAGTCACAGATTTTACCACAGCACTGGCAGTTTAAATGGATATGGTTGTGGAGACAATATTGTTCAAGCTGTAGAAGAGTATGCCAAAAAAGTAGTGGATGACACTCTAGAGCTAACTCTAGGATCTACAGTGTTACGAGTGTCTGAGACCACAAAATCAGCAGACAGGGTCACTTATGCAGAAAAGTTGTCACCTCTTACAGGTCAAGCTTGCAGATATTGTGACCTTAAAGAACTCCACAATTGCACTGGAAATTCATCTCAGAACTTTTTCAGACAGGGTTCTCTCGCCAGTAGTAAGCCAGCTTCTAATCCAAAATTTAGCAGCCACTATCAGAAATCTAGGATTTTTCATCTCAATGTCCCTCAGATTCATGTAAATCTTGATAAGAAGGCAGTGCTTGCTGAGAAGATAGTTGCTGAAGCCATTGAAAAAGCTGAGCAAGAGGTGAGCAGTGTCAGCCTGGCAGCCGACAGTGGGATCGGACAGGAGGGTGCCAGCTTTGCTGAAAGCCTTGCCACAGAAATCATGACAGCAGCTGTCACAAATGTTGGGCATGTTGTTAACAG ttcaaaagaaatagaagactttCAGTCAGCCGAGTCTGTCGGTAGCCAGCAGATGAACCTCAGTATTGGTGATGACAGCACTGGTAGCTGGTCTAATTTAAGTTTTGAAGATGAACACCAAGATGAAAGCAGCAGTTTTCATCATCTCAGTGAAAG TGATGGACCAGATGATAAAGATGAAGAGCATGAGGATGAAGTAGAAG
- the AKAP11 gene encoding A-kinase anchor protein 11 isoform X1: MATFRNNHMKTKASIRKSFSEDVFQSVKSLLQSEKELCSVTAEDCLQQDEHASLTEVTFLGFNEETDATHVQDLAAVSLELPDLLNSLHFCSLNENEIICMKNINKPSDISSDPLNQSHPSGMLCVMRVSPTSPKLRIDFIFSLLSKYATGIRYTLDTFLHQKHQLETTDEDDDDTNQSVSSIEDDFVTAFEHLEEEETSKPYNDGMNITALRNQCDAASQTVTGHHLETHDLKILISSGQQKSLAKPSTSSVNVLGPKELPSVKTSVTTSISEPWTQRSFYRSSNASDKDSDLQKTFCSSSPAYSSESECSSPSPVIFLDEEGYQKSLKAKLELPKIPVMKDDIEDSDSEVSEFFDSFDQFDELEQTLETYLFNKDPVIGKSSQKKGHKHGKSCMNPQKFKFDHPALPANVRKPTPRKPESPYGNLCDAPDSPRPVKASGEDSGLFSPIRSSAFSPLGGCTPAECFCQTDIGGDRIHENLDSTYYTYEDYANNVSCEVLGSVLRTQHTNALSNIISIKHGENKTVTFKHGNLDQKNKSKNKSLMIKDSIQKFAADLVEKSFGSAFKDLQKGVSSCTNALCHLAIKLTSSVFQMAFNELRRQRAFSLKERAISGLANFLVSEALSNALKDLQYVKKQIFTNTVARFAADLAEELVFEGIMEVCQFSYPQTPASPRCGSFHFEDEVVKSYAKDLSESVIQEAFIELSQVDVTFTTKAAVSVSTDNIKYVSAESVVPSTQAVTFSPSFHNQAIMVTKPVQEYKKEYTVQQALFCTSGIVTSIPVPLAGSVLLPYHISSTACQAKAHLSSDDSNSSGDSTQVHIATKNREEKAACLRNICLPSEHNPGNENDFKPTNDLEMQSSSKLPSDPAIISNFSAAMVHTIVNETLESMTSLEVTKMVDECTDYLTKSIKGKTPPFSHCGQAVLQCSEASSNKDMFADQLSKSIIKHSIDKSKSMIPNIDKNAVYKESLPVSGEESQLTPEKSPKFPGSHCSLSAGKDCVPECKVSMVHGSSLETLPSCPAVTGQKSDLKEPAKDQPLKKHNLNNTSLESLSFGQENPFPHSHTFSSTALTCVDGLHVEDKQKVRDGNVIPDTPPSTPLVPSQASSEWDIKKLTKKLKGELAKEFAPATPPSTPHNSSVGSLSENEQNTIEKEEFMLKLMRSLSEEVESSENGELPEVDVKSEHSGKKVQFAEALATHILSLATEMAASHLDNKIIQEPKVKSPCLNVQSQRSVSPTFLNPSDENLKTLCSFAGDLAAEVITEAEKIAKVRSCMLFKQKKNRCYADGDQDYKVEEKLDIEAVAHPREVDPFILSLPPSSCMSGLTYKYPSCESVTDEYAGHIIQILKQEGGNIELIMDQYANRLAYRSVKSGLQEAAKTTKVQCNSRMFPVPSSQVKTNELLMFSNKEHHQEADKKRQSKRNEDYFCKNQTCERTLDPCRNECSELYSFSASFVHSITKDAKEELTASLVGLPKSSTDSCLFETSGCEGDKECHVKPELPKSLQPSSQSHRFYHSTGSLNGYGCGDNIVQAVEEYAKKVVDDTLELTLGSTVLRVSETTKSADRVTYAEKLSPLTGQACRYCDLKELHNCTGNSSQNFFRQGSLASSKPASNPKFSSHYQKSRIFHLNVPQIHVNLDKKAVLAEKIVAEAIEKAEQEVSSVSLAADSGIGQEGASFAESLATEIMTAAVTNVGHVVNSSKEIEDFQSAESVGSQQMNLSIGDDSTGSWSNLSFEDEHQDESSSFHHLSESNGNSSSWSSLGLEGDLYEDNLSFPTSDSDGPDDKDEEHEDEVEGLGQDGKTLLITNIDMEPCTVDPQLRIILQWLIASEAEVTELYFHDSANKEFMLLSKQLQEKGWKVGDLLQAVLQYYEVMEKASSEERCKSLFDWLLENA, translated from the exons ATGGCGACTTTCAGAAACAATCACATGAAGACTAAAGCATCTATCAGAAAA AGCTTCAGTGAAGATGTGTTCCAGTCTGTAAAGTCTTTATTGCAGAGTGAGAAGGAACTATGCAGTGTAACAGCAGAGGACTGTTTACAGCAGGATGAACATGCCAGTTTAACTGAG GTCACATTTCTGGGTTTTAATGAAGAGACAGATGCCACTCATGTACAG gaTTTAGCTGCAGTTTCTTTGGAACTTCCAGATCTTCTGAATTCACTCCACTTCTGCAgtctaaatgaaaatgaaattatttgtatGAAGAATATAAATAAACCATCAGATATAAGCAGTGATCCTCTAAATCAG AGTCATCCTTCTGGAATGCTTTGTGTCATGAGAGTGTCACCTACATCACCAAAACTTAGGATTGATTTTATCTTTAGTCTCCTAAGTAAATATGCTACTGGTATAAGGTACACCTTGGACACATTCTTGCATCAGAAGCACCAACTTGAGACCactgatgaagatgatgatgatactAACCAGTCTGTGTCATCCATAGAGGATGACTTTGTCACTGCTTTTGAGCActtagaagaggaagagacttCAAAGCCGTATAATGATG GAATGAACATTACTGCGCTAAGGAACCAGTGTGATGCTGCTTCCCAAACAGTTACTGGTCATCATTTAGAAACCCATGATTTAAAGATTCTCATTAGCTCTGGACAGCAGAAGTCATTGGCTAAACCCTCAACTTCCTCAGTGAATGTCCTGGGACCTAAAGAACTACCTTCTGTGAAAACTTCAGTCACAACATCCATTTCAGAGCCTTGGACCCAAAGGAGTTTCTATAGGTCATCTAATGCTTCAGATAAAGATAGTgatttacagaaaacattttgttCGTCTTCTCCTGCCTACTCATCTGAATCAGAATGTTCAAGTCCAAGTCCTGTTATTTTCTTGGATGAAGAGGGATATCAAAAAAGCTTAAAAGCAAAACTTGAGCTGCCTAAAATTCCTGTGATGAAAGATGATATAGAGGATTCAGACTCAGAAGTAAGTGAATTTTTTGATAGTTTTGATCAGTTTGATGAACTAGAACAAACTTTAGAGACTTACCTGTTTAATAAAGATCCTGTCATAGGGAAGTCATCACAGAAGAAAGGGCACAAACATGGAAAATCATGTATGAATCCTCAAAAATTCAAGTTTGATCATCCAGCTCTCCCAGCTAATGTTAGAAAGCCAACTCCTCGTAAACCGGAATCTCCATATGGTAACCTGTGTGATGCTCCGGATTCTCCTCGCCCAGTGAAGGCCTCGGGGGAAGATAGTGGTTTATTTAGTCCTATTCGATCCTCTGCTTTTAGTCCTCTTGGAGGCTGTACTCCAGCTGAATGTTTTTGCCAAACAGATATTGGTGGAGATAGGATTCACGAAAATCTTGATTCTACTTATTACACCTATGAAGATTATGCAAATAACGTATCATGTGAAGTACTAGGCTCAGTTCTTCGTACTCAGCACACTAATGCCCTATCAAATATTATCAGTATTaaacatggagaaaataaaactgtaactTTTAAGCATGGAAACCTTgatcaaaaaaataaatctaaaaataaatccTTAATGATTAAAGATAGCATTCAAAAATTTGCAGCAGATCTTGTGGAAAAAAGTTTTGGCAGTGCGTTTAAAGACTTACAGAAAGGAGTCTCTTCATGTACCAATGCGTTGTGCCACTTAGCCATCAAATTGACATCATCTGTTTTTCAGATGGCATTTAATGAGCTGAGAAGGCAGCGTGCATTTTCACTAAAAGAACGTGCCATTAGtggcctggctaactttttggtGAGTGAAGCTTTATCAAATGCCTTAAAAGATTTACAGTATGTAAAGAAGCAGATATTCACAAACACAGTTGCTAGATTTGCTGCAGATCTTGCTGAAGAGCTTGTTTTTGAAGGCATCATGGAAGTGTGTCAGTTTTCGTATCCTCAAACGCCTGCATCTCCACGGTGTGGGTCATTTCACTTTGAGGATGAAGTAGTGAAGTCATATGCAAAAGATTTGTCTGAATCTGTAATACAGGAAGCGTTCATTGAGCTATCACAAGTTGATGTGACCTTTACAACAAAGGCAGCAGTTAGTGTCTCTACGGATAATATCAAGTATGTGAGTGCAGAAAGTGTAGTGCCATCAACACAGGCTGTCACGTTTTCCCCTTCTTTTCACAATCAAGCAATTATGGTGACAAAACCAGTGCAGGAATATAAAAAGGAATACACAGTGCAGCAGGCCTTGTTTTGTACTTCTGGAATTGTTACTTCTATACCAGTGCCCTTGGCAGGAAGTGTCCTTCTCCCATATCATATTTCATCTACTGCATGTCAGGCAAAGGCTCATCTGTCATCTGATGATAGTAATTCAAGTGGTGATTCTACCCAAGTGCATATTGCcacaaaaaacagagaagaaaaagcagCTTGTCTCAGAAATATTTGTTTACCTTCAGAACACAATCCAGGTAACGAGAATGATTTTAAACCAACTAATGATCTTGAAATGCAGAGTTCCTCAAAATTACCAAGTGATCCTGCAATTATTAGCAACTTTTCTGCAGCAATGGTGCATACGATAGTAAATGAAACTTTAGAGTCAATGACATCATTGGAAGTTACAAAAATGGTTGATgaatgtacagattatttaactAAATCAATAAAGGGGAAAACCCCTCCCTTTTCCCACTGTGGTCAGGCAGTGCTGCAATGCAGTGAAGCTAGTAGCAATAAGGACATGTTTGCTGACCAGTTATCTAAATCTATTATTAAACATTCCATAGATAAGAGCAAATCAATGATCCCAAATATAGATAAAAATGCAGTATACAAGGAAAGCTTGCCTGTTTCTGGAGAAGAATCACAGTTGACACCAGAAAAGTCTCCCAAATTTCCTGGCTCTCACTGCTCACTTTCAGCTGGAAAGGATTGTGTTCCAGAATGTAAAGTTTCTATGGTTCATGGATCCTCCCTAGAGACACTACCATCTTGTCCAGCTGTGACAGGTCAGAAATCTGACTTGAAGGAACCTGCTAAGGATCAACCACTGAAAAAGCATAACTTGAATAATACATCACTTGAGTCTTTGTCTTTTGGACAGGAAAACCCCTTTCCTCATTCACATACTTTCTCATCTACAGCACTTACCTGTGTAGATGGTTTGCACGTGGAAGATAAACAGAAAGTCAGAGACGGAAATGTAATACCTGATACTCCTCCATCAACTCCTCTAGTACCATCCCAGGCTAGTTCTGAATGGGATATcaagaaattaacaaaaaagcTCAAAGGAGAATTAGCCAAAGAGTTTGCACCTGCTACACCACCTTCTACTCCACACAACTCATCTGTTGGTAGTTTGTCTGAGAATGaacaaaatactatagaaaaAGAAGAGTTCATGTTGAAACTCATGCGATCTCTTTCTGAAGAAGTTGAGAGTAGTGAAAATGGAGAGCTCCCTGAAGTGGATGTGAAGTCAGAGCACTCAGGGAAGAAGGTTCAGTTTGCAGAAGCATTAGCTACACACATCCTTTCTCTTGCAACTGAAATGGCAGCTTCCcatttagataataaaataattcaagaacCCAAGGTTAAAAGCCCTTGCTTAAATGTGCAAAGTCAAAGAAGTGTGTCACCTACTTTCTTAAACCCCTCagatgaaaatttgaaaacattgtgcAGTTTTGCAGGTGATCTGGCAGCAGAAGTCATTACAGAAGCTGAGAAAATAGCAAAAGTTCGAAGTTGTATGCTTTTCAAGCAAAAGAAGAACAGATGTTATGCTGATGGTGACCAAGATTATAAAGTAGAAGAGAAGTTGGATATAGAGGCTGTAGCGCACCCAAGAGAAGTGGATCCGTTTATTCTTTCATTACCACCAAGTTCTTGTATGTCAGGTCTGACGTATAAGTATCCCAGCTGTGAAAGTGTGACAGACGAATATGCAGGTCACATTATTCAGATACTAAAACAAGAAGGTGGTAATATTGAGTTGATAATGGATCAGTATGCCAATAGACTTGCCTACCGATCTGTTAAATCAGGATTACAGGAAGCAGCTAAGACAACCAAAGTGCAGTGCAATTCAAGAATGTTCCCTGTGCCAAGTTCACAAGTGAAAACAAACGAACtgttaatgttttcaaataaagaGCACCACCAAGAAGcagacaaaaaaagacaaagtaaaagaaatgaagattacTTTTGTAAAAATCAAACTTGCGAAAGGACCCTGGATCCATGTAGAAATGAGTGCTCTGAACTGTATAGTTTTTCAGCCTCTTTCGTTCACAGCATAACAAAAGATGCTAAAGAAGAGCTGACAGCCTCTCTAGTTGGCCTACCAAAATCCTCAACAGATTCTTGCTTGTTCGAAACATCCGGATGTGAAGGAGATAAAGAGTGTCATGTTAAACCAGAATTGCCTAAGTCTCTTCAGCCTTCCTCGCAAAGTCACAGATTTTACCACAGCACTGGCAGTTTAAATGGATATGGTTGTGGAGACAATATTGTTCAAGCTGTAGAAGAGTATGCCAAAAAAGTAGTGGATGACACTCTAGAGCTAACTCTAGGATCTACAGTGTTACGAGTGTCTGAGACCACAAAATCAGCAGACAGGGTCACTTATGCAGAAAAGTTGTCACCTCTTACAGGTCAAGCTTGCAGATATTGTGACCTTAAAGAACTCCACAATTGCACTGGAAATTCATCTCAGAACTTTTTCAGACAGGGTTCTCTCGCCAGTAGTAAGCCAGCTTCTAATCCAAAATTTAGCAGCCACTATCAGAAATCTAGGATTTTTCATCTCAATGTCCCTCAGATTCATGTAAATCTTGATAAGAAGGCAGTGCTTGCTGAGAAGATAGTTGCTGAAGCCATTGAAAAAGCTGAGCAAGAGGTGAGCAGTGTCAGCCTGGCAGCCGACAGTGGGATCGGACAGGAGGGTGCCAGCTTTGCTGAAAGCCTTGCCACAGAAATCATGACAGCAGCTGTCACAAATGTTGGGCATGTTGTTAACAG ttcaaaagaaatagaagactttCAGTCAGCCGAGTCTGTCGGTAGCCAGCAGATGAACCTCAGTATTGGTGATGACAGCACTGGTAGCTGGTCTAATTTAAGTTTTGAAGATGAACACCAAGATGAAAGCAGCAGTTTTCATCATCTCAGTGAAAG TAATGGTAACAGCAGTAGCTGGAGCAGTCTTGGTTTAGAAGGAGATTTGTATGAGGACAATTTATCCTTTCCAACATCAGACAG TGATGGACCAGATGATAAAGATGAAGAGCATGAGGATGAAGTAGAAG